A genomic window from Sphingobacterium sp. BN32 includes:
- a CDS encoding TonB-dependent receptor, producing the protein MQKNQLLLILFLFPFILFAQKGIIRGTVYEQDGTTLAVGASVNLIPAASQGAQKGQQTSNAGTFRFEDLSAGTYRIQISFLGHETYNRGNISITANQDLNLGKITLLEDGKQIEEVVVQGRVPDLQIGIDKKVFDVSQSTISIGGSAQELLGNVPTLQVESDGAISLRGSTSVRILVDGKESAMAGSDINAFLQSLPAEAIDKVEIITNPSARYDAEGQSGIVNIILKKNARLGLNGSVNASVGNYENANGGVTLNYRPGKINYFGSYNFARRNSMGDGFNDNTEYINRQVTDLSPRTRSEDESSRLGYNHTIRLGSDYYINDKNSLSIAGNFSIRDNERGRKINYQYWNIPEYGASSFRNAMQEEQDFGVDAQLDYKRTFKRQGEELMANVSFGYDTEDGTNDFHQTYASGIADLRRQNTTSELGRNWNFQLDYTLPLGEDHKFEAGYRSILRYADESQYSELLDTLTNEFATDFSVTNDFDMSSAVHALYANYQRKLTHRLGAQFGLRAEQAYLNTSIYSYDEDAPTVPIRADGKLDYFRLYPSVFLSYGVGEAKTDKIQLSYSRRVQRPRGWQVNPFINMSDEQNFMQGNPNLLPEDIHAMELGFSKFYEKWNFVASAFYRRVNDEVQPVLYDPSMISEIVGDRTNVNYSKWENASDMDVAGFELISKVNLFSWWDVTGNLNLSSIKFNPKPGLGLNERESFNWNGNLTTNLKFTPTFSAQVRGDYRSGMKTMQGQMEPMKGVDVALKKDILKKKGTLSLNARDVFNTRKFEMKNYLADRQMHFSHRWMRRMVTLSFSYRFGIQDLNKKEKREQNDMGDMEGQQF; encoded by the coding sequence ATGCAGAAGAATCAACTACTCCTCATCCTATTCCTATTTCCATTTATTTTATTTGCTCAAAAAGGTATTATCCGTGGAACTGTCTATGAACAAGACGGGACAACTTTAGCCGTTGGTGCTAGCGTAAATCTGATTCCTGCGGCTTCGCAGGGCGCTCAGAAAGGTCAACAAACAAGCAATGCTGGAACATTCAGATTTGAAGACCTATCGGCAGGAACCTATCGTATTCAAATAAGTTTTCTCGGTCATGAAACGTATAATAGAGGCAATATTAGCATTACAGCGAATCAGGATCTCAATCTTGGAAAAATCACGCTTCTAGAAGACGGAAAGCAAATTGAAGAAGTTGTGGTGCAAGGAAGGGTGCCTGACTTACAGATTGGTATCGACAAAAAGGTGTTCGATGTGTCGCAGAGCACCATAAGCATTGGAGGGAGTGCGCAAGAATTGTTGGGCAATGTACCAACCTTGCAGGTTGAGTCTGATGGGGCAATCAGTCTTCGGGGATCTACATCCGTACGCATTCTAGTGGATGGCAAGGAGTCGGCTATGGCTGGTTCCGACATCAATGCCTTCTTGCAATCTTTGCCTGCTGAGGCGATTGATAAGGTGGAAATTATCACCAATCCATCCGCTCGCTATGATGCCGAAGGGCAGTCGGGTATCGTGAATATTATCTTGAAGAAGAATGCACGACTAGGACTGAACGGTTCGGTCAATGCATCTGTAGGAAATTATGAAAATGCAAACGGCGGGGTTACACTAAACTACCGACCTGGCAAGATAAATTACTTCGGTAGCTACAACTTTGCCAGAAGAAACTCTATGGGTGATGGCTTCAACGATAATACGGAGTATATCAACAGACAGGTTACGGATTTAAGCCCGCGCACGCGCAGTGAAGATGAGAGTTCTCGTTTGGGCTATAACCATACGATACGTTTAGGATCCGATTATTATATCAATGATAAAAACTCACTGAGCATTGCGGGGAACTTTAGTATTCGTGACAATGAACGCGGACGTAAAATCAACTATCAATATTGGAATATACCGGAATACGGTGCGAGCAGTTTTAGAAACGCGATGCAGGAAGAGCAGGACTTTGGAGTTGATGCACAATTGGACTATAAGCGCACCTTTAAACGACAAGGCGAGGAGCTGATGGCTAATGTTTCTTTTGGTTATGACACGGAAGATGGTACCAACGATTTTCATCAGACCTATGCCAGCGGTATTGCCGATTTAAGACGTCAGAATACGACTTCTGAACTGGGTAGAAACTGGAACTTTCAATTGGATTATACACTCCCATTAGGCGAGGACCATAAGTTTGAAGCTGGATACCGCTCGATCTTGCGCTATGCTGATGAAAGCCAGTATTCCGAATTATTAGACACCCTTACAAATGAATTTGCAACAGATTTTTCTGTGACGAATGATTTCGATATGAGCAGTGCCGTACATGCGCTATACGCCAATTATCAACGTAAATTGACTCACCGATTAGGGGCACAGTTCGGTTTGCGTGCTGAGCAAGCTTATTTAAATACCAGCATCTATTCTTATGATGAGGATGCACCCACTGTTCCTATCCGCGCGGATGGTAAGTTAGATTATTTCCGCTTATACCCAAGTGTATTCCTGAGTTATGGAGTAGGAGAGGCTAAGACGGATAAGATTCAGTTAAGCTATTCTCGACGCGTACAACGCCCTAGGGGTTGGCAGGTGAATCCATTTATCAACATGTCGGATGAACAGAATTTTATGCAGGGTAATCCGAACCTATTGCCGGAGGATATCCATGCTATGGAGCTCGGCTTCTCCAAATTCTATGAGAAATGGAACTTTGTAGCTTCAGCTTTCTATCGTCGAGTAAACGATGAAGTACAACCCGTCCTATACGATCCATCGATGATTTCGGAGATTGTTGGTGACCGCACCAATGTAAATTATTCGAAATGGGAAAATGCTTCTGATATGGATGTTGCCGGTTTCGAGTTAATCTCGAAAGTCAATCTATTTAGCTGGTGGGATGTTACAGGAAACTTAAACTTATCTTCAATCAAATTTAATCCAAAACCGGGATTGGGGTTGAACGAGCGCGAATCATTCAACTGGAATGGAAACTTGACGACGAACCTGAAATTTACGCCTACATTCTCTGCTCAGGTTCGCGGTGATTATCGCAGCGGCATGAAGACCATGCAGGGGCAGATGGAACCGATGAAAGGAGTAGATGTGGCGCTGAAGAAAGATATCTTAAAGAAAAAGGGAACCTTGAGTTTGAACGCTAGAGATGTGTTCAACACCCGCAAATTTGAGATGAAGAACTATTTAGCCGATCGCCAAATGCATTTCTCGCATCGATGGATGCGCCGAATGGTGACTCTCTCATTCTCTTACCGTTTCGGTATTCAAGACTTAAATAAGAAAGAAAAAAGAGAACAGAATGATATGGGCGACATGGAAGGACAACAATTTTAA
- a CDS encoding ATP-dependent Clp protease adaptor ClpS, with protein sequence MSVEVETEAFTLEEILAVTKESNRLILWNDDINTFDHVIECLMHYLQYGEEEAARIAWTVHTKGKCAILEGSYTEMEVYRKILKSEGLTVSIE encoded by the coding sequence ATGAGCGTAGAGGTAGAAACCGAGGCATTTACACTTGAAGAAATACTAGCCGTAACGAAGGAGTCCAATCGATTGATTTTATGGAATGATGATATCAATACCTTTGATCATGTGATCGAATGTTTGATGCATTATCTGCAATACGGTGAGGAAGAAGCGGCAAGAATAGCTTGGACTGTTCATACCAAAGGAAAATGCGCGATTCTCGAAGGCTCCTATACGGAAATGGAAGTCTATCGGAAGATCTTAAAGTCTGAGGGACTTACCGTTAGTATAGAGTAA
- a CDS encoding 3-oxoacyl-ACP synthase III family protein, with the protein MFQSKIAGLGYYVPKNVYTNNDMTRFMETSDEWIQERTGIKERRFADRVGETTTSMAVEASKIAIERANTTAEEIDFIIFATLSPDYYFPGCGVLLQREMGMKEVGALDVRNQCSGFVYALSIADQFIKTGMYKNILVVGSEKHSFALDFSTRGRAVSVIFGDGAGAVVLQPTTEPGKGILSTHLHSDGAEAEKLAMYYPGASAGCYLENPPTWPDQELGGMLMTKEMLEDGSAFPYMDGQAVFKKAVVKFPEVIGEALAKNNLKPTDIDMLIPHQANLRISQFVQKTMGLPDEKIFNNIQKYGNTTAASVPIALCEAWEQGKIKDGDLVCLAAFGAGFTWGSALIRW; encoded by the coding sequence ATGTTTCAATCGAAAATAGCTGGACTAGGCTACTATGTCCCTAAGAATGTATATACCAACAACGATATGACACGTTTTATGGAGACCTCTGATGAATGGATCCAGGAACGTACGGGTATCAAGGAAAGACGATTTGCAGATCGCGTTGGAGAGACAACGACTAGCATGGCGGTAGAGGCTTCTAAAATTGCTATCGAGCGAGCAAACACAACCGCTGAAGAAATCGACTTTATTATTTTCGCAACATTATCTCCCGATTATTATTTCCCTGGCTGCGGCGTTTTGTTACAAAGAGAGATGGGAATGAAAGAAGTCGGTGCATTGGATGTCAGAAATCAATGCTCAGGCTTTGTATATGCATTATCTATTGCCGATCAGTTTATTAAGACCGGCATGTACAAGAACATCCTTGTTGTAGGATCGGAGAAGCATTCCTTCGCCTTAGACTTTTCTACGCGCGGACGTGCGGTATCTGTTATCTTCGGAGACGGCGCTGGAGCGGTTGTATTGCAACCGACTACAGAGCCTGGAAAAGGTATTCTTAGCACGCATCTTCATTCTGATGGTGCAGAAGCTGAAAAACTAGCAATGTATTATCCTGGGGCTTCTGCGGGATGCTATTTGGAAAACCCACCTACATGGCCAGATCAAGAGCTTGGCGGTATGTTGATGACGAAAGAAATGCTGGAAGATGGTTCTGCTTTCCCCTATATGGACGGACAAGCAGTATTCAAAAAAGCAGTCGTAAAATTTCCTGAAGTGATCGGCGAAGCCTTAGCTAAAAATAACTTAAAACCAACGGATATTGACATGTTGATTCCGCATCAGGCAAACTTACGTATCTCGCAATTTGTGCAGAAGACGATGGGATTGCCGGATGAGAAGATCTTCAACAACATACAAAAATATGGCAATACAACAGCTGCATCGGTGCCAATCGCCCTTTGTGAGGCTTGGGAGCAAGGAAAGATTAAGGATGGTGACCTAGTATGTCTAGCAGCTTTCGGTGCTGGCTTCACCTGGGGATCTGCATTAATTCGCTGGTAA
- a CDS encoding sterol desaturase family protein, producing the protein MAKKLYVSNSTESSRMFKNDFLESLTKVHFTVPLIFWIPVIIYFIWKASAQGGMTAGEIALWFLFGLAFWTLAEYVLHRWVFHYEPSSKFGQRIHFIFHGVHHDFPKDRLRLVMPLSASIPMATIIYILFSFFFAEFTLAAFFAGFLLGYLIYDESHYAMHHANFKSGIFKRIKDHHMLHHYSDPDKGFGVSSSIWDVFFNSGFPKKKPAKSVKTEKLSQETVENV; encoded by the coding sequence ATGGCGAAGAAGTTATATGTTTCCAATTCTACGGAATCTTCACGTATGTTTAAGAATGATTTTTTGGAGTCATTAACCAAGGTTCACTTTACTGTTCCACTTATTTTTTGGATTCCTGTCATCATTTATTTTATTTGGAAAGCGTCTGCTCAAGGAGGGATGACAGCAGGGGAAATTGCACTGTGGTTTCTCTTCGGACTAGCTTTTTGGACGCTTGCAGAATATGTACTCCATCGATGGGTGTTTCATTATGAGCCTAGCTCAAAGTTCGGACAGCGGATCCACTTCATCTTCCACGGCGTGCATCATGACTTTCCGAAGGATAGATTGCGTTTAGTAATGCCATTATCAGCCAGCATTCCAATGGCTACCATAATTTATATTCTATTTAGTTTTTTCTTTGCCGAGTTTACCTTGGCAGCGTTCTTTGCTGGATTTCTCTTAGGATACTTGATCTATGACGAGAGCCATTATGCGATGCATCATGCAAATTTCAAGTCTGGAATCTTCAAAAGAATAAAAGATCACCATATGTTACATCATTACTCGGATCCAGATAAGGGTTTTGGTGTAAGTTCGTCTATATGGGATGTATTTTTTAATTCCGGATTCCCTAAGAAGAAACCAGCCAAGAGCGTGAAGACAGAGAAACTATCGCAAGAAACTGTTGAAAATGTATAA
- the atpG gene encoding ATP synthase F1 subunit gamma, with the protein MANLKEVRNRITSVTSTQQITKAMKMVSAAKLKRATNAIVQLRPYANKLRDILAQVSASVEGNNSPYTQDRIPTKVLVIVVTSNRGLAGAFNANAIKTANNLIADKYADQFARGDVSIIAIGKRGHDFFSRRNFNVIGNHNELFNNLDFENVSKVTEYVMDQFKEGNIDRVEVVYNQFRNAAVQILTSEQILPLLPEEKEENVAELDYIIEPSKEKIIEELIPKAIKIQLYKAVLDSNASEHGARMTAMDKATENAGDLLRSLKLSYNQARQAAITTELTEIVSGAAALSNG; encoded by the coding sequence ATGGCAAACTTAAAAGAAGTTAGAAATCGTATTACCTCCGTAACATCGACTCAGCAGATTACGAAAGCTATGAAAATGGTTTCTGCTGCGAAGTTGAAGCGTGCGACAAATGCTATTGTGCAATTACGTCCTTATGCTAACAAGTTAAGAGACATTTTAGCACAAGTATCGGCATCTGTAGAGGGTAATAATTCGCCTTATACACAAGATCGTATTCCTACAAAGGTTTTGGTTATTGTGGTTACCTCGAACAGAGGTTTGGCTGGTGCATTCAACGCGAATGCGATTAAGACTGCCAACAACTTGATCGCTGATAAATATGCGGATCAATTTGCAAGAGGTGATGTTAGTATTATTGCTATCGGTAAGAGAGGTCATGATTTCTTTAGCAGACGCAACTTTAATGTAATTGGTAACCATAATGAACTATTCAATAACCTAGACTTCGAAAACGTGTCTAAAGTTACAGAGTATGTTATGGATCAGTTCAAGGAAGGTAATATCGACCGCGTTGAGGTTGTTTATAACCAATTCCGTAATGCTGCAGTTCAAATCCTTACTTCAGAGCAAATCTTACCTCTGCTTCCTGAGGAGAAAGAAGAGAATGTTGCAGAACTTGATTACATTATCGAACCTTCTAAAGAGAAGATTATTGAAGAGCTAATTCCTAAAGCAATCAAGATTCAGCTTTATAAAGCTGTTCTAGATTCTAATGCTTCAGAACATGGTGCTCGTATGACTGCAATGGATAAAGCAACTGAAAACGCAGGTGATTTATTACGTTCATTGAAATTGTCGTACAACCAGGCTCGTCAAGCTGCTATTACAACCGAGTTAACAGAAATTGTTTCCGGTGCTGCAGCGCTATCAAACGGATAA
- the atpA gene encoding F0F1 ATP synthase subunit alpha: MIEVRPDEVSAILREQLSGFKSEAELEEVGTVLQVGDGIARIYGLTKVQSGELVEFANGLQGIVMNLEEDNVGVVILGSSDEIKEGDTIKRTNRIASIKVGEGMLGRVVNTLGQPIDGKGPIAGETYEMPIERKAPGVIYRQPVTEPLQTGIKAIDAMIPIGRGQRELVIGDRQTGKTAVCIDTILNQKEFYDAGQPVFCIYVAVGQKNSTVANIVRTLEERGAMPYTVIVSASAADPAPMQFYAPMAGAAIGEFFRDTGRPALIVYDDLSKQAVAYREVSLLLKRPPGREAYPGDVFYLHSRLLERAAKINSSDEIARNMNDLPESIKHLVKGGGSLTALPIIETQAGDVSAYIPTNVISITDGQIFLESNLFNAGIRPAINVGISVSRVGGNAQIKSMKKVAGTLKLDQAQYRELEAFAKFGSDLDAATKAVLDKGVRNVEILKQGQYSPVAVEKQVAIIYAGTKGLLRAVPVNKVRQFEEEFLTQLEQRHPEVLSALKAGKFSDELTDVLEKVAKELASKY, from the coding sequence ATGATAGAGGTAAGACCAGATGAAGTTTCGGCAATTCTTAGAGAGCAATTGTCAGGCTTTAAGTCAGAGGCCGAGTTAGAAGAAGTGGGTACCGTATTACAAGTAGGTGACGGTATTGCACGTATTTACGGCTTAACAAAAGTTCAATCAGGCGAGTTGGTTGAGTTTGCAAACGGATTACAAGGTATTGTGATGAACTTAGAAGAAGACAACGTGGGTGTCGTAATCTTAGGTTCTTCAGATGAAATCAAAGAAGGTGATACTATCAAACGTACTAACCGTATCGCATCTATTAAAGTAGGTGAAGGTATGTTAGGCCGTGTAGTAAATACTTTAGGTCAGCCAATCGATGGTAAAGGACCTATCGCTGGTGAGACATACGAAATGCCTATCGAGCGTAAAGCTCCAGGTGTTATCTACCGTCAGCCGGTAACTGAGCCATTACAAACAGGTATCAAAGCAATCGATGCGATGATTCCAATTGGTCGTGGACAACGTGAGTTAGTAATCGGTGACCGTCAGACAGGTAAAACTGCGGTATGTATCGATACGATCTTAAATCAAAAAGAATTCTATGATGCTGGTCAACCAGTATTCTGTATATATGTTGCTGTAGGTCAAAAGAACTCTACAGTAGCGAACATCGTTCGTACCTTGGAAGAAAGAGGTGCAATGCCTTACACTGTGATCGTGTCTGCATCTGCAGCTGATCCAGCTCCAATGCAGTTCTATGCGCCAATGGCGGGTGCTGCAATCGGCGAGTTCTTCCGTGATACAGGTCGCCCTGCATTAATCGTTTATGATGATTTATCTAAACAGGCTGTGGCTTACCGTGAGGTGTCTTTATTATTGAAACGTCCTCCAGGCCGTGAGGCATACCCAGGAGACGTATTCTACCTTCACTCTCGTTTATTAGAGCGTGCTGCGAAGATCAACTCTTCTGATGAGATCGCTCGCAACATGAACGACCTTCCAGAGTCTATCAAACACTTAGTAAAGGGTGGTGGTTCATTAACAGCTCTTCCGATTATCGAGACACAAGCGGGTGACGTATCAGCTTATATCCCGACTAACGTAATTTCGATTACTGACGGTCAGATCTTTTTAGAGTCTAACTTATTCAACGCAGGTATCCGTCCGGCGATCAACGTAGGTATTTCGGTATCACGTGTTGGTGGTAATGCGCAGATTAAATCGATGAAGAAAGTTGCTGGTACATTGAAACTAGACCAAGCACAATACCGTGAGCTTGAGGCTTTCGCGAAATTCGGATCTGATCTAGATGCTGCAACGAAAGCAGTATTGGATAAAGGGGTTCGCAACGTGGAAATCCTTAAACAAGGTCAATATTCACCAGTTGCTGTAGAGAAACAAGTTGCTATTATTTACGCAGGTACAAAAGGCTTATTGCGTGCTGTTCCGGTAAATAAAGTAAGACAATTCGAAGAGGAGTTCTTAACTCAATTGGAACAACGTCATCCAGAAGTTTTGTCAGCATTAAAAGCTGGTAAATTCTCCGATGAGTTGACTGATGTATTAGAAAAGGTAGCTAAAGAATTAGCTTCTAAATATTAA
- a CDS encoding F0F1 ATP synthase subunit delta, translating into MSVFKVASRYAKSLIDLSKEHNNLDEIKVDMEEIVAILKSSTELQAVLKNPIIKTDKKLAILNALFQGKVKPEIIGFFNIMVKKGRAELVYATAQEFIAEYNEVKGIVKAEVTSAAPLSEDNLQALRTAIAQQINKEVILSNKVDKSLIGGFVVRVGDRQIDASINGKLEKLERHFAGH; encoded by the coding sequence ATGTCAGTTTTCAAAGTAGCTTCAAGATATGCCAAATCATTAATTGATTTGTCAAAAGAGCATAACAACTTAGACGAAATTAAGGTCGACATGGAGGAAATCGTGGCGATTCTGAAGTCGAGTACGGAGTTGCAAGCTGTTTTAAAGAACCCAATTATCAAAACAGATAAGAAATTGGCGATCTTGAACGCATTATTCCAGGGTAAGGTGAAGCCAGAGATTATCGGTTTCTTCAATATCATGGTGAAAAAAGGACGTGCTGAATTGGTATATGCTACTGCGCAAGAGTTCATCGCTGAGTATAACGAGGTGAAGGGAATTGTGAAAGCAGAAGTTACTTCAGCAGCTCCGCTATCGGAAGATAATTTACAAGCTTTGCGCACGGCTATCGCTCAACAAATCAATAAAGAAGTGATCTTGTCTAACAAGGTTGATAAATCTTTGATTGGTGGTTTTGTTGTTCGCGTTGGTGATAGACAAATTGATGCAAGCATCAACGGTAAATTAGAGAAATTAGAAAGACATTTCGCAGGGCACTAA
- a CDS encoding F0F1 ATP synthase subunit B, protein MDALINQFSYGLFFWQLIILLIVIFILGKFAWKPIVNALEEREKGISDALASAEKAKLEMARLTNENEALLKQAREERDIILKEAKELKDKIVAEAKEVAQAEGGKIIEQAKREIEDQKQKALAEVKNQVSALSLDIARKVLSKEFEDQNKQEALVSDLLKDVKLN, encoded by the coding sequence ATGGACGCATTAATTAATCAGTTTTCGTACGGTCTGTTCTTCTGGCAATTGATCATCTTATTGATCGTTATCTTTATCCTAGGTAAGTTTGCTTGGAAACCTATTGTAAACGCTTTAGAAGAGCGCGAAAAAGGTATTTCTGATGCTTTAGCTTCTGCTGAGAAAGCGAAGTTAGAGATGGCGCGTTTAACGAACGAGAATGAGGCTTTATTAAAGCAAGCTCGTGAGGAACGTGATATCATCTTAAAAGAAGCAAAGGAGTTGAAAGATAAGATTGTTGCTGAGGCGAAAGAAGTAGCTCAAGCTGAAGGTGGTAAAATCATCGAGCAAGCAAAACGTGAGATCGAAGACCAAAAACAAAAAGCTTTAGCTGAGGTTAAAAATCAAGTGTCTGCATTATCTTTGGATATTGCTCGTAAAGTATTAAGCAAAGAGTTTGAAGATCAAAACAAACAAGAAGCATTAGTTTCTGATTTGTTGAAAGATGTGAAATTAAACTAA
- the atpE gene encoding ATP synthase F0 subunit C — MIPNLVGAGLIVIGAGLGLGKIGGSAMEAIARQPEAASKIQTAMIIIGALVEGLAFGALILGK, encoded by the coding sequence ATGATCCCAAATTTAGTAGGTGCAGGTTTAATCGTAATTGGTGCAGGTTTAGGTTTAGGTAAAATCGGTGGTTCTGCAATGGAAGCTATCGCTCGTCAACCAGAAGCAGCATCAAAAATTCAAACTGCAATGATCATCATCGGTGCCCTTGTTGAAGGTTTAGCATTCGGTGCTTTAATCTTAGGTAAATAA
- the atpB gene encoding F0F1 ATP synthase subunit A, whose amino-acid sequence MVSLRRVLLFIAVLFIAVSPFRSFAAEEAHGTEGKTKDQEIKEHIDHHLQDDYYWTFFVDKEANKHYGFALPVILIDNGLHVFSAAEFEHGDKVVEKAGNYYKLYHGKIYKTDAAGTITYDDKHHATNAKPLDFSITKNVLGLMLTALLLFIGFIGLAKTYKNGANAIPKGFARVLEPLVLYVRDEMAIPNIGHRYKEFMPYLLSVFFLIFTLNLLGLTPLGFNVTGNISITLCLALFTFVITTFKANKDYWKHIFWMPGVPVPFKFVLAPIEVLGMFTKPFSLMLRLFANITAGHSVVMGLIAIVYLFQHQLTIPGSIGVSMLLTLILFFLELLVAFLQAFIFTMLSSLFIGMAVEEHAHH is encoded by the coding sequence ATGGTGAGTCTGAGAAGAGTACTTTTATTTATCGCAGTATTATTTATCGCTGTAAGCCCATTTCGCTCGTTCGCTGCTGAGGAAGCACATGGAACTGAGGGGAAAACAAAAGACCAAGAAATCAAAGAACACATTGATCATCACTTACAGGATGATTACTATTGGACGTTCTTCGTGGATAAAGAAGCAAACAAGCATTATGGCTTCGCTCTTCCTGTAATTTTGATTGACAACGGTCTTCATGTGTTTTCAGCTGCTGAATTTGAACATGGCGATAAAGTAGTTGAAAAGGCTGGAAATTATTACAAACTATACCACGGTAAAATCTATAAAACAGATGCTGCCGGCACAATTACCTATGATGATAAGCATCATGCAACGAATGCAAAACCTTTAGATTTCTCGATTACAAAGAACGTTTTAGGTTTAATGTTGACAGCATTATTGTTGTTTATCGGTTTCATCGGTTTAGCAAAAACTTATAAAAACGGTGCGAACGCTATCCCTAAAGGTTTCGCACGTGTATTAGAGCCTTTAGTGCTTTACGTACGTGACGAGATGGCGATTCCCAACATCGGCCACCGTTACAAAGAATTTATGCCGTATTTGCTTTCGGTATTCTTCTTGATCTTCACTTTAAACTTATTAGGATTGACTCCACTAGGATTCAACGTTACAGGTAATATCTCCATCACTTTGTGTTTAGCTTTATTTACGTTCGTCATCACGACATTCAAAGCAAACAAAGACTATTGGAAGCACATCTTTTGGATGCCAGGTGTACCGGTTCCTTTTAAATTCGTATTAGCGCCAATCGAGGTTCTAGGTATGTTTACTAAGCCTTTCTCGTTAATGCTACGTTTGTTTGCAAACATTACAGCAGGTCACTCTGTGGTAATGGGATTAATTGCAATCGTTTACTTATTCCAACATCAATTGACTATCCCTGGAAGTATCGGTGTGTCGATGTTATTAACATTGATCTTATTCTTCCTTGAGTTATTGGTTGCATTTTTACAGGCGTTTATCTTTACGATGTTGTCATCCCTGTTTATCGGTATGGCGGTAGAAGAACACGCTCATCACTAG
- a CDS encoding AtpZ/AtpI family protein encodes MKEEKSNKKVNKWLVFTSMPFQMGVTIYAFYWVGTWLDGKYQVEGEWWMKGLTMLGVLVSMYQFIRQVNYINKNE; translated from the coding sequence TTGAAAGAAGAGAAATCAAACAAGAAAGTAAATAAGTGGTTGGTTTTCACGAGTATGCCTTTTCAAATGGGCGTGACTATTTATGCTTTCTATTGGGTTGGAACTTGGCTTGACGGCAAATATCAAGTTGAGGGAGAGTGGTGGATGAAGGGATTGACGATGCTGGGTGTATTGGTTTCGATGTACCAATTTATTAGACAGGTAAACTATATCAATAAAAATGAATAA